A single region of the Shumkonia mesophila genome encodes:
- a CDS encoding HD domain-containing phosphohydrolase, protein MLPEILIADDEPDIRLVFALVFRRRGWICHEAATASDTIQAVRTNPNIGIIFIDIHMPGETGLQCMERIKGENADRNLEFVIITGNAGVQEAVSALRLGAADFLTKPIRSKQVWETLEKCHQRFRQREDQRALKKGILAEIGSKDSRILNLVHEIDAARIESLETLAIAAEHRDNETGAHIRRIGAYARVLAEGLGWQREGVEQVGMAAQLHDIGKVGVPDRVLLKPGPLTAQEWATMKKHTEIGGRIIGVSKGDAMQCAARIALSHHERWDGSGYPYGLSGAVIPIEARIVAVCDVYDALRSRRPYKPAIEHREVVATILEGDGRTRPEHFDPDILNLFARKASRFAELYDRHPDTAEGEAGHGFAAA, encoded by the coding sequence ATGCTTCCCGAAATCCTGATCGCCGACGATGAACCGGACATCCGCCTGGTATTCGCCTTGGTTTTCCGCCGGCGGGGATGGATCTGCCACGAAGCCGCCACCGCCTCCGACACCATTCAGGCGGTTCGGACCAATCCGAACATCGGCATCATCTTCATCGACATCCACATGCCCGGCGAAACAGGGCTCCAGTGCATGGAGCGGATCAAGGGGGAAAACGCGGACAGGAACCTCGAATTCGTCATCATCACCGGCAACGCCGGCGTCCAGGAGGCGGTCAGTGCCTTGCGTCTGGGCGCCGCCGACTTCCTGACCAAGCCCATTCGCAGCAAGCAGGTGTGGGAGACCCTCGAAAAATGCCATCAGCGGTTCCGCCAGCGCGAGGACCAGCGGGCGCTCAAGAAGGGGATCCTCGCCGAAATCGGCTCGAAGGATAGCCGCATCCTCAACCTGGTTCACGAGATCGACGCCGCCCGCATCGAATCCCTTGAAACGCTGGCCATCGCTGCCGAGCACCGCGACAACGAAACCGGCGCGCATATCCGTCGGATCGGGGCTTATGCCCGCGTGCTGGCCGAGGGACTGGGCTGGCAGCGCGAGGGAGTCGAACAGGTGGGCATGGCCGCGCAGCTTCACGACATCGGCAAGGTCGGCGTGCCCGACCGCGTCCTTCTGAAGCCCGGGCCGTTGACGGCCCAGGAATGGGCGACCATGAAGAAGCACACCGAGATCGGCGGGCGGATCATCGGCGTTTCCAAGGGCGACGCCATGCAGTGTGCCGCCCGGATCGCCCTTTCCCATCACGAGCGATGGGACGGATCGGGTTATCCCTATGGGCTTTCCGGAGCCGTCATCCCGATCGAGGCCCGGATCGTCGCCGTATGCGACGTCTACGACGCCCTGCGTTCCCGGCGGCCCTACAAACCGGCGATCGAGCACCGCGAGGTGGTGGCGACCATCCTGGAAGGGGACGGACGGACCCGACCCGAGCACTTCGACCCCGACATTCTCAACCTCTTCGCCCGCAAGGCGTCCCGGTTCGCCGAGCTTTACGACCGCCATCCGGACACCGCCGAGGGGGAGGCCGGGCACGGCTTCGC